Within the Nocardioides humi genome, the region ATCGGCCACTACGTCCGCACGATCTACGCCGGCTCCAAGGTGCGCTACGTCTCCAGCGAGGAGTTCACCAACGAGTTCATCAACGCGATCCGCGACGACCGGCAGGACCGGTTCAAGCGGAAGTACCGCGACGTGGACGTGCTCCTCATCGACGACATCCAGTTCCTCGAGGGCAAGACGCAGACCCAGGAGGAGTTCTTCCACACCTTCAACACGCTCCACAACGCCAACAAGCAGATCGTGCTCACCTCCGACCGCCCGCCCAAGCGGCTCGAGGCGCTGGAGGACCGGCTGCGCAACCGGTTCGAGTGGGGCCTGATCACCGACGTCCAGCCGCCCGACCTCGAGACCCGGATCGCGATCCTGCGCAAGAAGGCCGCCATGGACCGGCTCACCGCGCCCTCCGACGTGCTGGAGTTCATCGCGAGCAAGATCCAGACCAACATCCGCGAGCTCGAGGGCGCCCTGATCCGGGTCACCGCCTTCGCCAACCTCAACCGGCAGGACGTCGACATGACCCTCGCCGAGATCGTGCTCAAGGACCTCATCCCCGAGGGCGGCGAGCCCGAGATCACCGCGACGCTGATCATCGCCCAGACCGCGGCGTACTTCGGCCTCTCCATCGACGAGCTCACCGGCCCCAGCCGCGGCCGCCACCTGGTCATGGCCCGCCAGATCGCGATGTACCTGTGCCGCGAGCTCACCGGCCTCTCCCTGCCCAAGATCGGCGCGCAGTTCGGCAACCGCGACCACACGACGGTCATGTACGCCGAGCGGAAGATCAACCAGCTCCTCGGCGAGCGGCGCGCCGTCTTCAACCAGGTCAGCGAGCTCACCAACCGCGTCAAGATGCAGGCCCGGCAATCTTGACTGGCGCGAGCGCGTCGCATATCGACGGCCGCGCGCTTGCCCGCGAACCTGTGGAGAAAGCCCACGGAACTGTGAGAACTACACGGGGAGGATTCCGTGGAGGCACCTACCCGGCGCTCCACACCGGGCCGGTGGTCCACACCGCTGCTCGTGACACCCGATTTCGTCCACAGCCGTCATCCACCGGTCATGTCCGCTCTCACCTGCGGAAACGTCGGCTCTCCACAGTTTCCACCACCGCTATGACCACTCCCTGACGACATGAAGACCTGGTTCGCCGGAACTCCTCCGGACCCCCGATCTGTGGATCGTGTCCCGCTCGGCGCGAGCAGGGCGCACACCCGTCGCCCCGCTGAGGGGCGACGTGGCAGGATGCAACTCCCATCAACCATGTGAGAGGTACGACGACGTGAAGTTCCGTGTCGACCGCGACGTCCTCGCCGACGCCGTCGCCTGGGCTGCGCGCAGCCTGCCCGTCCGGCCCAGCGCGCCCGTGCTCGCCGGACTCCTCATCGAGGCCGGCGACGACGGCCTGGTGCTGTCGACGTTCGACTACGAGACCTCCGCGCGTGCCACCCTCGCGGCCGAGGTGAGCGACGAGGGCAAGGCGCTGGTCAGCGGCCGGCTGCTCGCCGACATCTGCCGCAGCCTCCCGAACAAGCCGGTCGATCTCACCCTCGACGGCGCCCGGGTCTCGCTGACCTGCGGCTCGTCCCGGTTCTCCCTGCAGACGCTGCCGGTCGAGGACTACCCGACGATCCCGGAGATGCCGGCCGCGACCGGCACCGTCCCCAGCGAGGCCTTCGCGCACGCCGTGGCCCAGGCGGTCACCGCCGCCGGCCGCGACGACATGCTGCCGGTCCTCACCGGCGTCCGCGTCGAGATCGAGGGCTCGACGATCGCGCTGCTCGCGACCGACCGGTTCCGGCTGTCCCAGCGCGAGCTCACCTGGAATCCCGGCACGCCCGACGCCAGCCTCGCCGCGCTGGTGCCCGCCAAGGTGCTCGGCGACACCGCGAAGTCGCTGACCGCGGGCCCCGAGGTCACCATCGCCCTCTCCGCCTCCGGTGCGGGCGACGGCATCATCGGCTTCGAGGGCACCGGCCCCGGCGGCGTACGTCGTACGACGACCCGACTGCTCGACGGCGAGTTCCCCAAGGTGCGCAGCCTGTTCCCCAACGAGAAGCTCACGATCGCGAAGATCGACCGGGCCGAGCTGATCGAGTCGGTCAAGCGGGTCTCCCTCGTCGCCGACCGCAACACCGCCGTCCAGCTGAGCTTCCGCGACGGCGCGCTGGTGCTCGACGCCGGCTCCGGCGACGACGCCCAGGCGTCCGAGTCGGTCGCCGCCGACATCCAGGGCGACGAGCTCGTCACGGGCTTCAACCCGACCTTCCTGCTCGACGGCCTCAGCGCGATCGACGAGCCGGTCGTCGAGCTGGCCTTCACCCAGCCCTCGAAGCCGGTCGTCATCAGCGGCACCGGCGACGAGAGCGCGGAGGACGCCGAGAGCGGCTCCTTCCGCTACCTGCTGATGCCGCGCCGCCTGCTGAGCTGAGGCCGCTCGGCCCACCATCCGCCAGCGACCCAGAGGGAGATGCGTGATGCACATCGGACTCGTCGGACTCGGCAAGATGGGCGGCAACATGCGCACCCGGCTGCGCGACGCCGGCCACACCGTGGTCGGCTACGACCGCAACCCGGACCTCGCCGACGTCCCCAGCCTGGCTGCGATGGTCGAGGCGCTGCCGGCGCCGAAGGTCGTGTGGGTGATGGTGCCCGCCGGCGACCCGACCCGCTCGACGGTCGCCGAGCTCAAGGAGCTGCTCGGCGAGGGCGACCTGGTCGTCGACGGCGGCAACTCCAAGTACACCGACGACGCGATCAACGCCGCGTCGCTGGCCGAGAAGGGCATCGGCTTCGTCGACTGCGGCGTGTCCGGCGGGGTGTGGGGCCTCGAGAACGGCTACGCCCTGATGTACGGCGGCGCGCCCGACGACATCGCGAAGGTGCAGCCGGCGTTCGACGCGCTCAAGCCCGAGGAGGGCGGCGCCGTGCACGCCGGCCCGACGCCCGGCGCCGGGCACTTCGCGAAGATGGTCCACAACGGCATCGAGTACGCCATGATG harbors:
- the dnaA gene encoding chromosomal replication initiator protein DnaA produces the protein MVQEWATVVGDLQTHQRAWLQASRPVTLHGTTAIVAVPDDFTRKRLEGRLRGELEDALTIRFGHDVQLAVTVDSSLRHELGQETPYDDGPAYETAAPPDAVDAGAPGGYAAAPYEPDRQVAMSTNQPVDSSIGALDLTAATAGPAATPSGESRLNPKYTFETFVIGSSNRFPHAAAVAVSEAPGRSYNPLLVYGESGLGKTHLLHAIGHYVRTIYAGSKVRYVSSEEFTNEFINAIRDDRQDRFKRKYRDVDVLLIDDIQFLEGKTQTQEEFFHTFNTLHNANKQIVLTSDRPPKRLEALEDRLRNRFEWGLITDVQPPDLETRIAILRKKAAMDRLTAPSDVLEFIASKIQTNIRELEGALIRVTAFANLNRQDVDMTLAEIVLKDLIPEGGEPEITATLIIAQTAAYFGLSIDELTGPSRGRHLVMARQIAMYLCRELTGLSLPKIGAQFGNRDHTTVMYAERKINQLLGERRAVFNQVSELTNRVKMQARQS
- the dnaN gene encoding DNA polymerase III subunit beta, which codes for MKFRVDRDVLADAVAWAARSLPVRPSAPVLAGLLIEAGDDGLVLSTFDYETSARATLAAEVSDEGKALVSGRLLADICRSLPNKPVDLTLDGARVSLTCGSSRFSLQTLPVEDYPTIPEMPAATGTVPSEAFAHAVAQAVTAAGRDDMLPVLTGVRVEIEGSTIALLATDRFRLSQRELTWNPGTPDASLAALVPAKVLGDTAKSLTAGPEVTIALSASGAGDGIIGFEGTGPGGVRRTTTRLLDGEFPKVRSLFPNEKLTIAKIDRAELIESVKRVSLVADRNTAVQLSFRDGALVLDAGSGDDAQASESVAADIQGDELVTGFNPTFLLDGLSAIDEPVVELAFTQPSKPVVISGTGDESAEDAESGSFRYLLMPRRLLS